A single window of Mycobacteriales bacterium DNA harbors:
- a CDS encoding ribbon-helix-helix protein, CopG family: MTETTDGARGARRVRHRAIRAEVAQEEAEAAQAEGTEKAAALDVPLHLRIDRELDAQLRRQAAEAHVPTSALVRRLLRQAVQEPPEQLTTADVESIARRVAREELHRA; the protein is encoded by the coding sequence ATGACTGAGACCACCGACGGTGCCCGAGGAGCACGCCGGGTACGCCACCGTGCGATCCGGGCAGAGGTTGCGCAGGAAGAGGCCGAGGCAGCCCAGGCCGAGGGCACGGAGAAGGCGGCGGCGCTCGATGTGCCCCTGCACCTGCGCATCGACCGTGAGCTCGACGCGCAGCTGCGGCGGCAGGCCGCAGAGGCCCACGTCCCGACCTCGGCGCTGGTTCGCCGGCTGTTGCGGCAGGCAGTCCAGGAGCCCCCTGAGCAGCTCACCACGGCGGACGTGGAGAGCATCGCTCGTCGCGTGGCGCGCGAGGAACTGCACCGGGCGTGA